The following nucleotide sequence is from Williamwhitmania taraxaci.
CATTATCAGCGGTAATGGTATGCATTTGGTGTGCCAACGGTGATAGCGCCCCCACTGCAGCATCGGTAACCACTCCCGCTTCCTTGGAGTTCACCAACCTCAGCCTAAGTAGCCCTGTTTTGCGATCGTTCATGGTAACAATGGCTCCCTGATGATTTTTCCCGATAACCGTGTCGATTTCCCAATCGCCTACGCGCACTTTTTGGTCTACAATGACCGGTCGCAATGAGATATCTACTCGCCCAGGAATGATACCCCGCTTATCCTTGCTCGCCCCTCGCTTACGGTAGCGACGGCCTTGATTTCGTAGGTGAGTATACAGGCTTCCACCTTGTCGTTTGTCACGCCAAATGAGCTGGTAAATAGTCTCGTGCGATACGCAGGGAATGCCTTGGCCCAGCGCTTCTCCAACCACTTGCTCTGGGCTAAGATCATCTTTAATCCGATCCCTTACGTTCGCCAGAAGAACACCCTTTAATACCCTGAATTTCGGTTTCAACGTTAGCCGCCGCTCGTAGGCGCGCTGCGCCACGTTGCTATCATAAACGCCCGTTTTAGCATCCCTATTTCTGCGTATCTCCCTAGATACGACTGACGGGCTTCGGTTTAGGGCAAGGGCAATCTCTTTTTGTGGCTTGCCCTGCTGCAGCATGATGGTAATTGCATACCTTTGCTCTTGGTTGATGTGCGCCATTACAACTTATTTTTAGAGGACTTAGGCGGTAAAGAACCACATTTTTTCCATCGGAGCAGCGAAGGTGAGCAAATCTCATCTTCCTGTTCTGAAAAAATGTAATGCTGTTCGCGCGGCTATCCTATAAGTTGCATTTGTCATTTGAATTCTGGTTTCATTATGAAAATGGATTGGTGGCAATCAACTGATAAAATAGAAATTAACTCTGAAGATAATACAATAAGGATTGAACACTATTTACCAGATATGTTCTATTTAATAGGAATTACTGTCTCTACAATTTTAGCTGTATTAATATTTTTATCAAAAATAAATGTATTGTATTTTTCAATATGGTTGTCAATGTTTTTTCTTCCACAAATATATTTATATTTAACAAAGAAGAAAAACTATTTTACATTTAGAAAGCAAGATTCAACTCACAAATGCAACTTGGATTAACTGATTGTATGTTACAATAGGAGAGATAGAGCCAAGCCTTTTTCTAAGACGATTGTTAAGGGTATCCTCTACCCACTGCACCTGCTCCTGTGTTATCGCTATAAAGTCAGTTTTCTTCGGGAAATAATGTCTTGCCTGATGATATTTGCATTACACACTAGAAAACAAAGATTGCAAAAAGTTAAAAAATAACCTTCGGTATACTAAAATAGAAAAAACCGCTCCAGTTTGGGGCGGTTTTTTTGTGCGCTTTAGAGTAGTGACGGATTGGAATTCAATACATGGAATGAAACGGATAATTTTCACTCTCAATCAACATTATCCATTCCGTTTTCCATAAAATCACGTTTGCACTTTACCCCACAAGAGTAAACAAAAATTTATAAAATCAATTCTGCCACAATTAAATGGTTATATTTATAAAAAGAATTATCCCAAGGAAAACCCAATTTACAGCCGTTTCAGACCAAACCCCATGAGTAAAACCTTCATCCTCATTAGGCAATACGTTGCCAACCTAACCAAGAATCCCACCTACCTCATCTTCTCGGTTATTTGCTTGGCCGTTACGCTTACGTTTTCATACGTGCTGGTGCGCTCCGTTTACTTTGGAAGCGCCATGAACACATTCCATACCAACCATCGCAATATTTATAGGTTGGCGACCTCCTATACCGATTACAACCAGATAAGCGCCAGCTCCGATGTGGCCTCCGCAGAGAAAATACTAAAACAGATTCCGGAAGTAACGGCCTATACGAAGGTTGGCCAAATAAACCCGACCCTGGTTAATGACCGGGAAGAGGCCGTTCCATGTAGCAACTTCTTTTTAATGGACTCCTCAGCCCTTTCCATTTTCACCTTCAACTTTATTTGGAAGAGTGGCGAGCCTCTGGCCCAAGGCTCCACAGGCGTTCTGCTTTCCGAGGCCAAGGCCTTAGCGCTATTCGGCACCACGCAATGCTCGGACAGGTCAATAACCATAAGCTACGGTAATCTCAACCACCAGATTCTTCCGGTGGCCGGAGTTTTCCACACCTATCCTGCCACCGCCACCTTTGCACCCGATTACATAGCCGCATTCCATACATTCTACAGTCAGCCGGAGCTGGACAAAACAAAGCAAGGTTTCTACCTTTGCGCCAATAATGGCAGCAACCAAGCGGTTCAAGCCAAAATCAATCATCTCACCGATACCACCCAGCGCATTACCTACTCGCTCGGAGCCTTCGACGATATCTACTTTCGCTCCTTAGAGATACTCAACGATTTCAACCGGAAGGGGAACTTGCTCTTTCACCGCATCAACCTGATTGTCCTTATTTTCACCCTACTGTTTGGGCTTATCAACTTCCTTTGTCTGAGCTTGGTTTACTACGAGAGCCGCCTAAAGGAGTTCTTTGTGCGCAAGGTGTTTGGGGGCAATGCCACGGCCTTTCGGCGCCAAATATTCGCGGAACTCATGATTCTGGTGATCGTTGCCATTGGCACTGCATTCCTCTGCCTGAATATGGTTGAGGAGATATACACCGGCAACTTTAATGCAGCAATTTCGCTCACCTTAGGCGAAAATATCACACTAGGCCTTTGCTACCTGCTCTTCGTGGGGCTACTCATGGGGGCGGTGGTAATCGTTGTTACCTACTGGCTTTTCCACTCACGGAGCAGCGACATTAAAACCATCTACAACTCCCGCAGCCGGCGAAGTTTCACCACTATACTCAACAACGTAAAGGTGGTGCAGCTGGCGTTTCTCATGATGCTGATTGTAGTGGTGCTTACCCTCAACGCACAGATACGCTACGCCATGAGCGGAAATCTGGGCTACAATCCGCAGAATCTCTACAGCGTGGGCTTCCCTGCCTTTTCGGGAGAACCAAACTATGCCGCACTAAAGGGCGAGCTGCTGAAGCAACCAAAGGTAGGTGCCGTGAGCGCCACCACCATTGGTCCCTATGCGCGGGGTGTTTACTTCGATAACCTCACCTCTGCCGATGCCACCACCGAAATAACCTTTGAGGTGGCCAACGTGGAAAACGACTTCCTCGGCACGCTTCAGGCACGACTTATTGCCGGCACCGGGTTTTCCCCCTCCGGCATGCCACAAAACAGCAACCTGGCCATTGTCAACAAAACCGGATACCTTGCATTGGGTGGGGAAAAGGTGTTGAATAAAAAAGCGGGTAGATACCAAATTGTGGGCGTAGTGGAGGATATCTATATGGAACGGTTGGATGCCAAGGTAAACCCACAACTCTACCTCTGCAACAACGACGCTATTTATGCGCTGCTCATTCGGTTTAACGATACACCTGATAGCAGCGCCATGGCTCGAATTAAAGCTAGCTATGCTGCTATATATCCAGGATTCACCTGCACTATTACCCCTTACAGTGAGCTAATTGAGGAAGCCTACACAAAGGAGTTGGCCCTCGGAAAAATGATCCGGTTTATTCTCCTCACCTTTTTAATCATCATGTTCTTTGGCTTTTTGGGGATTTCCCGATTCGAGTTCAACGTAAAGGCTTTTAGCATTGCTATGCGAAAGCTATACGGTGCCGAGGAGGTGTCGATTTATCGCAGCACCCTATTCAAGCAGCTAATACTGCTTATAACCTCTGCTACCATTGCCTTACCGCTTGGCTATCTTATATCAAACAAATGGCTATCCAGCTACATCTATCATGTTGATGTAGACCTTTACCAGCTAGGCTTTGCCGTGGCCATTGGTATTATCACCATAGTTGCCTCATCGGCGGTATACCTACGCGACATCTACAAGATGAAAGCAACCCGGGTAATTAGAGAGCAATAAGAAGTGGACTGATCGTGTTGTCGACTATTCATCCCTCTGGACAGCGAATTTTCTAGGAAAATATGCGCGTCGTAATACTATCTTATTTCAACGATGCCAAAGTATTCTGCATTCCACACATTCTACTCCCCTCGCCAAATGACAGGGGAGTTTACTACGGGTTTTCGCCGGTGGCAATTAACAATCAACCAAACGCCCTAATTGTAAATGCCATAAATGGCGCCTCTTAGTGTTTGTTGGCTTCATTACCTTCGGTATAACTTCTTCTTACTCATACCTCAAGCACTCCACTGGGTTTTGCCTAGCGTTGCGAATGGTGATTAGGCTTATGGTAAGCATGGCCATGATAAACGTGATAAGCCCAGCTAGCGCATAAATCCACCAAGTGAAACTAACGTGGTAGGCAAAATTAGTCAACCATTGATGCATAGTAATCCATGCCACTGGCACGGCCACAGCAAAAGCGATTCCAACGGTAAGCGCGTATTCTTTCGAAAGCAGCAAAACAACATCCCACACATCGGCTCCATTTATTTTGCGAATGCCAACCTCCTTTGCTCTGCGCTGTGCCGAGAAGCTGGCAAGGCCCAGCACGCCCATCATGGCAATAACCACTGAAATTAGAGAAAAGCCCATAAATACTGATGCCTGCCGCTGTTCGTTGGCATACCCGGCCTTTACTATGTCATCGAAATATTGATAACTGAAAATCATTCCCGGCCTAATTCGCTCATAGGTTTCCTTAAGATACTTCAATGTTTTTTGTCTATTGTATGGGGCTATTCGAATGCTTAGATGGGTAAGCGCTTCGGGGCTGTAACTGAACACTAGCGGGGCTATGGAATTTTGAAGTGGTCTGAAATGGAAGTCCTTTACTACGCCAACAATAGGATTTTTGCCAATAAACTGCCCTACAGCGGTCTTCAACCCTAACAATTTTTTCGCCGATTCATTAATCACCACAGGAGTGCCATCTTGCGAGTATTTCCCATCCCAATAGTTGCTCTGTACGGGCCTGAAAAATTCACCTTCTACCATCTTAAGCCTATAAACCTTGGCAAAAT
It contains:
- a CDS encoding ABC transporter permease, translating into MSKTFILIRQYVANLTKNPTYLIFSVICLAVTLTFSYVLVRSVYFGSAMNTFHTNHRNIYRLATSYTDYNQISASSDVASAEKILKQIPEVTAYTKVGQINPTLVNDREEAVPCSNFFLMDSSALSIFTFNFIWKSGEPLAQGSTGVLLSEAKALALFGTTQCSDRSITISYGNLNHQILPVAGVFHTYPATATFAPDYIAAFHTFYSQPELDKTKQGFYLCANNGSNQAVQAKINHLTDTTQRITYSLGAFDDIYFRSLEILNDFNRKGNLLFHRINLIVLIFTLLFGLINFLCLSLVYYESRLKEFFVRKVFGGNATAFRRQIFAELMILVIVAIGTAFLCLNMVEEIYTGNFNAAISLTLGENITLGLCYLLFVGLLMGAVVIVVTYWLFHSRSSDIKTIYNSRSRRSFTTILNNVKVVQLAFLMMLIVVVLTLNAQIRYAMSGNLGYNPQNLYSVGFPAFSGEPNYAALKGELLKQPKVGAVSATTIGPYARGVYFDNLTSADATTEITFEVANVENDFLGTLQARLIAGTGFSPSGMPQNSNLAIVNKTGYLALGGEKVLNKKAGRYQIVGVVEDIYMERLDAKVNPQLYLCNNDAIYALLIRFNDTPDSSAMARIKASYAAIYPGFTCTITPYSELIEEAYTKELALGKMIRFILLTFLIIMFFGFLGISRFEFNVKAFSIAMRKLYGAEEVSIYRSTLFKQLILLITSATIALPLGYLISNKWLSSYIYHVDVDLYQLGFAVAIGIITIVASSAVYLRDIYKMKATRVIREQ
- a CDS encoding IS30 family transposase: MAHINQEQRYAITIMLQQGKPQKEIALALNRSPSVVSREIRRNRDAKTGVYDSNVAQRAYERRLTLKPKFRVLKGVLLANVRDRIKDDLSPEQVVGEALGQGIPCVSHETIYQLIWRDKRQGGSLYTHLRNQGRRYRKRGASKDKRGIIPGRVDISLRPVIVDQKVRVGDWEIDTVIGKNHQGAIVTMNDRKTGLLRLRLVNSKEAGVVTDAAVGALSPLAHQMHTITADNGKEFAAHQVIAEKLQINFYFARPYHSWERGANENANRLVRQYFPKKTDFKTITQEQVQWVEDILNSRPRKRLGFISPLLTYNQLTQVAFVS